TTGGAAACGCTAAATGTGGGGACATTATGCGTATCTACCTAAAAGTGGAAGATGAAATTATCAAAGATGTAACTTTTAAAACTTTTGGATGTGGTGCTGCAGTAGCAACAAGTAGTATTGCAACAGAATTAGTTAAGGGAAAATCAATAAAAGATGCTTTGAAAATTACTAATGATGCAGTTGTAGAAGCGCTAGATGGATTACCAAAAGCTAAAATACACTGTTCATTATTAGCTGAGGAAGCTTTACATGCAGCTTTATGGGATTATTCTAAGAAACATGGTATTGATATAGAAGGGTTAGAGCCACCAAAGGCAGATATACATGATGACCATCCTATTGATACAGATGATGAATAGAAAATATTAATAGGGCTATTCAATGATAAAACTGATTTATGAATAATACTTAAAAAGTTGTGTAATATATAGAACAGGTGATTAAATGGACAGAGAAAAAGTAGTAGTTGGTATGTCAGGTGGAGTTGATAGCTCTGTTGCGGCTTATCTACTAAAGGAACAAGGTTACGATGTTATCGGAGTAACAATGCAGATATGGCAGGATGAAGAAACAGATATTCAAGAAGAAAATGCTGGATGTTGTGGCCTTAGTGCTGTAGATGATGCGCGTCGTGTTGCAGATGCTCTTGGAATTCCCTATTATGTTATGAATTTCAAAGGAGAGTTCAAGGATAGCGTTATAGATTATTTCGTTGATGAATATCAGAAAGGTAATACGCCTAATCCTTGTATTGCATGTAATAGATATGTAAAATGGGAATCAATGCTTAAAAGAAGTCTTGCTATAGGTGCTAAGTATATAGCAACAGGGCATTATGCCAGGGTTATAGAATTACCTAATGGAAGATATACATTAAAGAAAGCTGTTGGTATAAGAAAAGATCAGACTTATGCATTATATAACCTAACTCAAGATCAATTAAAACATACACTTATGCCAGTTGGTGAGTATTCCAAAGAAGAAGTAAGGAAAATTGCAGAAAAGATAAATGTAAGAATTGCCAATAAACCAGATAGTCAAGAAATTTGTTTTGTCCCTGATAATGATTATTCAGCTTTTATAGAAGAGTATACTAATAAAAAAGTCCCTGAGGGTAATTTTGTAGATATGAATGGAAAAGTCTTAGGTAGACATAAGGGGATAATTAATTATACGGTAGGTCAACGCAAGGGGCTTGGATTATCTTTAGGGAAACCAGCTTTTGTTGTAGAGATAAGACCTGATACTAATGAAGTTGTTATCGGTGACAATAGTGATGTATTCAGTGATACGCTATATGCTGATAATGTTAATCTAATGGCAATAGAAGAGATAGAAGGCAAGTTGAAGGTAGAAGCGAAGATTCGTTATAGTCATAAACCTGCTTTGTGTACTATAGAGATGGTTGATGAAGATACATTGAAATGTGTATTTGATGAACCCCAGAGAGCTATAACACCGGGGCAAGCAGTGGTGTTTTATGATGGGGATATTCTTATTGGTGGAGGAAATATAATAAGAAGATAGGGAATTTTTATAAAAATCAAGTGGACAACGGTAGTATAATTAAAACCATATATAGTGATAATCACTTTCATTACGTTTGTTGTTTTATCTGTTTTAGTAAGGATACAACAAGCCGTAAAAGGCGTTTTTATCACTATATATGGTTATTTATTTGTCGTACAACATTGAGTAAAATATGATTTGGATGCAACTTTTAGCAAGGGATATATTGAACTTATTGAAATGGGGAATAGATGATTAGGTTCAATATATATAATTAGACTGTTAGATATTTAGTAGTTTGACTAGTTGATTTATTTTGTGTCTGTTTAGTAGGATAAGTTCGGCGGCTTTTCCTTTTAGGAAGTCTATATTTCTTTCTGATGAATCGTCTAATTCGGAGGATATTCCATTGAGGGATATTTCAAATCTATATTCTTTGACGTCATCCATGCTGTTGATGATGTAGTTGTCGCTTTCCATTTGGGAATCCATGTATGCAGTTAGTAGAGGGATTCCGTTGATAGGGTTCATCCATCCTAGGACTCCCCATTTTTTTACTTTTTTACATTCGTAGGTTCTTACATATTCGCCGGTACCCAAGGATACAATTATGTATTGTTTTGCATGGGGGTATAGTTTTTTGGCGTATGTATAGGCGCATAGTGAAGGGTTATTGCAGAATATTCCTCCATCTACAAAGCAGTAAGATTCACCTGATGTTATGGATTTCACATTAGCAGGAGGTAAGTATGTAGGTGCAGCTGATGATGATAGACCAACGTCTTTTAGGAAAAAATTATGGTAGTAATCTTTTACGTCTATACGATGTTTGAATAAATATGGTCTCATGGATATCATATCATAGGCAGGTATAATTAAATTGGATAGAGAATCTTCCAGTGTAAGGTTCTTGAAGTTTTGTCGCAGTAATCTGCGCAGTGGTCTGCCATTGTATTTAGGTCGAAAGAAGTGTTTGATTGTTTGACATATTTCACATTTTGCTTCTGGAAATATTTCTTTTGTTTTGTTTTCGTACAAGTCCAATAATAGATCCAGTCTTTCGTGATCCGTATAATCTTCTGGTGGTTTTATTAACATTAATGATATTAATGAGCCAGTAGAAGTTCCTGATATTACATCAAATAAATCGTAAAAAGGTGTTTTATTACCAAAACTATCTAATTCATTTCTAAGATGGTCTAGAAATATACATGGAATTAGACCTCGTACACCTCCGCCATCAATAGAGAGAATCTTAACAATATCTTTTTTATTAATCATGTCAACACCTAAAGAGTTTCTTACTTAAATTATATATGAAACTTCTTGTCTTTTATAACTAAATAAGAAAAAGCATTTTGCTTCCTAGTAATCTTAAACATAATCACAAAATTCTTTTTCTTCTAATAGCTTACTGTTGACTTTAATCAGGTATTTTAATGAATTCAGGTTTTCTTTGTTCAAATACTGTAAAATATTTGAAACCGCATTCTTTTAAAACTTTATAAGCCCCATCAAAGTTATATGCAAGATGTTCAGGAAAGTGAGCGTCGGAACCCACTGTTATTATTTCGCCCCCTAATTGTCTGTACCTTTGTAAAATCTCTATATTAGGATGTGGTTCGTTTAGATTTTTGCGATAACCGGAGGTATTAAGTTCTATTCCATGACCTGTTTCTATAATTTGCATTAATATTTTATCGATAAGTTCACTATAATTATAGTAGTATAATTTTTTATCTTCATAATGTCCATAACGAATTATATAATCAAGGTGACCGTATACATTATAATTGTCGTAGTTGGTTACATTGTGTAGAATGTCTTCTAAGTACCTGGTATAAGCTTCTTTTTTTGTTTTATTGGAATAGTACGAACCAAAATATGGGTCAAGTTTATCTACAACATGTGTGGAAGCGATAACAAAATCAAAAGGGTAATCATTGATGACTTTATTGACAGTATCATATATATGTGGTTGCAGACCTAATTCTATACCAAACAATAATTGGATTTTATCTTTATATTTTTCTTTTAGTTCAAGAAATGTTTTGTAGTAATTAGGTAAGTCAATATCAAAGGCTAACTCAGGTGTGCTGGGATAATCATAGTCATAATGATCTGTAAAGCATAATTTAACAAAGTTGTGTTGGATAGCATGTAGAATCTGTGTTTCCATTGGATATTTGCAATCACCTGAAAACGATGTATGTGTATGGAAATCATAGTAACTCATATTTGACACCTTTCTTTCTATAAATAAATTTATGAAAATAATTACTTAATAAAATTAATGGTTTTTAATAATAATATATAATAAGTGAATTATTAAATAATTGGAAATGATTAAGATTAGTAATTATTAAAATCGTGTAGTAAAAAATGTATAAATCTTTATCTGAATATTATACTAAAAAACAATAAAAACAACAAGAGCTGTAAGTATATTGTTCAGTTATCACAGGTATATTTGGCATAATTACTAAAAAACGAGAGAAAAAAAATAATTATTGATAAATATTTTTGCTTGTTTTTGATGAAATGATTATGATACTATTAATGTGTTGTTAATAATAAATTAACATTTTATTTACATAATATTTAAATCTGTTATTTATTTTTAAGTTTCACTCTATTTATTCATCTAAGACAAAATATATATCACAATTAGGAGGAAATATCTAAATGAATTGGCTAACAAAGGAATACATATTTATATTTTTTGCATTTATTGGCGGTTTTGGTATGTTCCTATACGGTATGCACATTATGGCTGAAGGTCTTCAAAAATCAGCAGGTAATAAGATGAAAAGTCTTCTTGGTGCATTGACCAACAATAGATTTTTAGCAGTAACAGTTGGTGCACTGGTTACAGCCATTATTCAAAGTAGTTCTGCTTGTACTGTAATGGTAGTTGGATTTGTTAACGCAGGCTTATTCAATCTATCACAAGCTGTAGGAGTTATAATGGGAGCAAACATTGGTACAACCATTACTTCATGGATAGTATCAAGTCAAGAATGGTTAGTATTCTTGAAACCATCAAAATTAGCGCCATTAGCTATTGGAATAGGTGCCTTGTTATTATTTTTTGCAAAAAATCAACGTAAAAAACAAATTGGTGAGATTATCATTGGGTTTGGTCTATTATTCATAGGTCTTGAATATATGAAAGATGCAATAGAACCTTTCCAAGATTCACCAGCATTTACAGAAGCATTTAGAATGTTTGGAAGAAATCCAGTCTTAGGTATATTAACAGGTGCAGTCGTAACAGCTATCATTCAAAGTAGTTCGGCATCAGTTGGTATTTTGCAAACAGTAGCAACAGTAACTTTTGTTCCATGGAGCGCAGCTGTATATATTATTCTTGGACAAAACATTGGTACTTGTGTAACAGCAATGTTATCAAGTATTGGAGCTAATAAAACAGCTAAAAGAGCTGCTTATATCCATTTACTATTCAATGTCCTTGGTACAGTGATATTTGCAATACTATGTGTGGTATATTTTACATTCATTAATTCTAATTTTGGTAATAATGTAGCTGTCAACATGGTAGGTATCAGTATATTCCATACGGTTTTCAACATCAGTAATACAGTCCTTCTCTTCCCATTTGCAGATAAGCTTGTATCACTATCCAAGAGAATCGTAAGAGGTAAAGATGACGAAGATCAAACTGAAGAGCAGGTAGCCTTGAGACACCTTGATGATAGAATACTTGAAACTCCTAGTTTCGCTGTGGAAAATGCAATCAAAGAAGTTATACACATGGGCGATTTAGCTGTAGAAAATGCTAAACGTGCTACAACGGCTATTATAGAAAAAGATATGGAAAAAGTTAAGAAGGTCTATGAAGAAGAAAAGAACATTAATTCTTTAGAAAGACTTATCACTGAGTATTTAATCAAGATAAGCAACTCAGTTATCAACGAAAGGCAAAATGAGATTGTAACTAATCTATTCCATACAGTCAATGATATTGAACGTGTTGGAGACCATGCTGAGAATATAGCCGAACTTGCAGAGTACTTTATCGAAAATAATCTTACTTTCTCAGATAGTGCGAACCAAGAACTGTTGGATATATCAAATAGAGCTACTGAAACAATAGAACTTGCAATAAAGTCAAGAGAAAATGATGATGTTGACCTTGTTAGGAAGGTTGAACAAAACGAAGACCTAGTAGATGAATTAGAGGATGAGTTAAGAGAGAAACATATCAGGAGATTAGCTCAAAACATATGTGATTCAACTACTGGTGTGGTATTTCTAGATCTAATAAGCAATTACGAAAGAATATCAGACCATGCACTAAATATTGCTTATTATGTAAGAGATGAATTATTATAGATTAGTCAGGGGCAGATAACTGCCCCTTGTTATTATTTTATTAAAAACACAAAAAAAACTTGAAATTATATACTACATTGTTTATAATATAAATTGGGATGAATTGGTGGTTTAATTCCTTTTTTTTGAAGCAATAGGGACTATAATTGTTCATAGGGCCCGAGAAGGTACCGAAAGGTGATTTGTAATGGAAAATACCTTGTTAACACTTAAGAAAATTATTCCAAAAGAGATTGATATATTGCAACGAAGATACGAAATACTAAAGGGAATACATATTTATCAACCAATAGGAAGACGAAGCTTATCCCAAAAATTATCAATATCAGAAAAAATTATTAGGAATGAAACGGAATATTTGAAATCACAAGGTTTTATACTAGTATCAAGTGTTGGTATGAGTACTACTGATTCTGGAGATACTATACTGGATGATTTGAAAGAGATTATGCATCATGTTAAGGGTCTTAACTATATGGAAGAAGAAGTTAAGAGACTTATAGGTTGCAAAGAGGTAGTTGTCGTACCTGGTAATTCATCTGAATATGAAGAGATAAAAGAAAATATTGGAAAAGCTGCTGTTGATGTTTTATTAAAACACATAAAAGATAATACTATCATTGCTCTTACTGGTGGAAGTACAGTTTACAATGTAGTGAAATCTTTGAATAATAAACCAAATACATCCTATGAAAATGTGCTGGTTGTTCCAGCTAGAGGTAGTTTAAGGAATAATGTTGAATATCAAGCTAATACTATAGTATCTAAGCTTGCTAGGAAGCTAAATGGAGATTATGAACTTCTTAATATACCAGATAATCTAAGTAAAAAGGCACTAGACAGTGTAAGGAAAGAACCTGAAATCGAACAAACAATATCTAATATACTGAAAGCTAATATAATACTTTTTGGTATAGGTAATGCTTATGAGATGGCTGGAAGAAGGAACTTGCCTGAACCAGTTATGGATTTTCTTCATAGAAGACAGGCTGTCGCTGAAGCACTGGGTTATTATTTTAATAAAAATGGTGAAATAGTGTATACATCAAGGTCAATTGGTATAAAATTAGAACATATGACTAAGACTCCTTATCCTATAGCTGTAGCGGGAGGAGCAAAAAAGGCAGAAGCTATAATGGCTGTAAAGAATATTATTAAAAACGGTTCACTGATAATTGATGAAGATGCAGCCAATAGAATTATTGAGATTATGAAGTAAAACTAAAAATGTTTATTAACTGTTATACAGTTTAATATAAAAATTATAATTTTAGGAGGAACAAGAATATGGCAAAAATTGCAATTAATGGATTTGGACGTATCGGACGTAACGCATTTAAAGTAGCTATGGAACAAGGAGTTGACATCGTAGCTATTAATGATTTAACTGATGCTAATACATTAGCTCACTTATTAAAATATGATTCATGCTTTGGTAGATTTGAAGGAACTGTAGAAGTTGGAAACGGAACTTTAGTAGTTAATGGAAAAGAAATCAAAGTATTAGCAGAAAGAAATCCTGCAGATCTTCCTTGGAAAGAATTAGGTGTTGATATTGTTATTGAGTCAACTGGTTTATTCAGACAAAAAGAAAAAGCTCAATTACATATTGATGCTGGTGCAAAGAAAGTAATCATTTCAGCTCCTGGTAAAGGAACAAAATCAATTGTAATGGGTGTTAACGAAGAAGATTATAACCCAGCAGAAGATAATATCATTGATAACGCTTCTTGTACAACTAACTGTTTAGCACCATTCGCTAAAGTATTAAATGATACTTTCGGAATCAAAAGAGGTATCATGACTACAGTTCACTCATACACTAATGACCAAAGAATCTTAGACTTACCTCACGAAGATTTAAGAAGAGCTCGTGCAGCAGCTGAGTCTATTATCCCAACAACTACTGGAGCAGCTGAAGCAGTAGCTAAAGTTATCCCTTCATTAAAAGGTAAATTAACTGGTATGGCTATGCGTGTACCTACTCCTACAGTATCTGTTGTTGACTTAACAGTAGAATTAGGAAAAGAAGTAACAGTTGAAGAAGTTAATGGAGCTTTAAAAGCTGCATCAGAAGGAAGTAACGTACTTGGATATTCTGATGAGCCATTAGTATCAATTGATTACAGAAAAGATTCACGTTCATCAATCGTTGATGGATTAGCAACACTTGTTATGGAAGGAAGCTTAGTTAAAGTAGTTTCTTGGTATGATAACGAGTGGGGTTATTCAAACAGAATTATTGACTTAGCAAAATATGTAGCTGAAAGACTTTAATTAATATAAGTTTGAATAGATTTATATAAGGTCCATATGGTCCTCTCTTGTAGGTCAGACTATAGGGAGGACTTTTTTAATACTCATATGAGTATTAAAGTTGATTAGAAAAGTTAGAAAATTTCAAAATAAACTAGTTATATTGAGATTAACTAACATAAATCAAGTATTAGAAGGGAGACGACTACCAATGCTTAATAAAAAGACAGTTGACGATATAAATGTACAAGGTAAAAAAGTCTTAGTAAGATGTGACTTTAACGTACCTTTAAAAGATGGTGTAATTACAGATGAGAACCGTTTAACAGCAGCATTACCTACAATTAATAAATTAATTAAAGATGGTGCAAAAGTTATTCTTTGCTCACACCTTGGAAAACCAAAAGGAGAACCTAAGCCAGAGCTTTCACTTGCTCCAGTAGCAAAAAGACTTGCAGAATTATTAAATAAAGAAGTTGTTTTTGCAGCAGACGACAATGTAGTTGGTGACAATGCTAAAAAAGCAGTTGCTGACATGAAAGATGGAGATGTGGTACTTCTTCAAAATACTCGTTATAGAAAAGAAGAAACAAAAAATGGTGAAGATTTCAGTAAAGAATTAGGAAGTCTAGCTGAAATATTTGTTAATGATGCATTCGGAACTGCTCATAGAGCACATTGTTCTAATGTTGGAGTAACTAATTATGTTGATACTTGTGTAGTAGGTTATTTAATGCAAAAAGAAATTGATTTCTTAGGAAACGCTGTAAATAATCCAAAGAGACCTTTTGTAGCTATTCTTGGTGGAGCAAAAGTATCTGATAAAATAAATGTTATCAATAACCTTCTTGATAAAGTAGATACTCTAATCATAGGTGGAGGAATGGCTTATACATTCTTAAAAGCTATGGGTAATGAAGTTGGATTATCTTTACTTGAAGAAGATAAAATTGATTATGCAAGAGAAATGATTGAAAAAGCAAAAGAAAAAGGTGTTAATTTCTTATTACCAGTTGATAATGTAGTAGCACAAGAATTCAAGAATGATACACCATTCAAAACTGTAAAAAGAGGAATGATCGAACCTGATTGGGAAGGTCTTGATATTGGAGAAGAAACTAGAGAGATATTCGCTAATGCTGTAAAAGACGCTAAGACAGTTGTATGGAACGGACCAATGGGTGTATTCGAATTTGAAAACTTTGCAGGTGGAACAATTGCTGTAGCAAAAGCATTAGCTGAAACTGATGCAACAACTATCATAGGTGGTGGTGATTCAGCAGCAGCTGTTAACCAACTTGGATTCGGAGATAAAATGACTCATATTTCTACAGGTGGCGGAGCTTCACTTGAATTCTTAGAAGGAAAAGAATTACCAGGTGTTGCAGCAGCAAACGATAAATAGTTATAACAATATAAATGGAGGTTTTGATAATGCGTAAGATGATTATTGCAGGAAACTGGAAAATGAACAAAACTCCAAGAGAAGCATTAGCTTTAATTGAAGAGTTAAAACCATTAGTTAAAAATGATGATGTAGATGTTGTATTTTGTACACCTTATGTTTCATTAGTATTAGCTGTTGAAGCTACAAAAGATTGTAACATTGAAATAGGTGCTCAAAATATGTACTTTGAAGAAAGTGGAGCATACACTGGAGAGATTGCTCCAAACATGTTAACTGAAATTGGAGTTAAATACGTTGTATTAGGTCACTCCGAAAGAAGAGAATATTTTGGAGAAACTAATGAAATAGTTAATAAAAAAGTACTTAAAGCTATAGAACATGGCTTAACACCAATTATTTGCTGTGGTGAAACATTAGAGCAAAGAGAACAAGGAATAACAGTAGATCTTATAAGAGCACAAATCAAAGTTGCACTTAAAGACGTTGCAAAAGAAGATGCAAAAAATGTTGTTCTTGCTTACGAACCAATATGGGCTATAGGAACTGGTAAAACTGCTACATCAAAGCAAGCTGAAGAAGTTTGTGCAGCTATACGTCAAGTAGTTAAAGAAGTTTATGACCAAGAAGTAGCTGATGCAGTTAGAATTCAATATGGTGGAAGTGTTAATGCAGGCAATGCAAAAGAACTCTTCGCAATGGAAAATATTGATGGTGGATTAGTTGGTGGAGCTAGTCTGAAGGCTGATTTCGGTAAGGTAGTAAATTACAAATAATAATGATTATTAGATAAGGTTATGAATTTATTCATAACCTTCTAATCTATTATAGATTTGATAAGAAGGAGTTATGAAATGTCAAAAAAACCAACAGTATTAATGATATTAGATGGATTTGGACTCAATGAAAAGACTGAAGGTAATGGAGTTAAACTTGCAAATACACCTATAATGGATAAAATAATGAAAGAATATCCTTGTGTTGAAGGATTTGCTAGTGGATTAGATGTTGGATTACCTCATGGACAAATGGGTAATTCAGAAGTAGGGCATCTCAATATTGGTGCAGGAAGAATCGTATACCAAGAGCTTACTAGAATCACTAAAGAAATAGAAGATGGTGATTTCTTTAAAAATACAGCATTACTTGCTGCAATAGACAATTGTAAAGCAAATGATTCAGCATTGCATTTATATGGTCTATTATCAGACGGGGGCGTACACTCACATAATACACATTTATATGCTTTATTGAAATTAGCAAAAGAACATAATGTTGAAAAAGTATATGTACATGCATTTTTAGATGGTAGAGATACACCACCAGCTTCAGGTAAAGATTATATTGAAGAGTTAGAAGAAAAAATGAGAGAAATAGGCGTAGGTAAAATAGCTACTATAATTGGTCGCTATTACGCTATGGATAGAGATAATCGTTGGGAAAGAGAAAAACTTGCATATGATGCAATGGTAAAAGGTGAAGGAAAACTTGCTAAGAGTGCTTTAGCTGCTATACAAGGCTCATATCAAGAAGAGGTATATGATGAATTCGTACTTCCAACTGTTGTTTTAGCAGAAGGAGAACCAACTGGTAAGATTAGTGAAAACGATTCAATAATATGCTTTAACTTCAGACCAGACAGAGCTAGACAAATCACAAGAGCTTTTTGTGATGAAGAATTTGATAAATTTGAAAGAGAATTCTTCAAATTAACTTATGTTTGTTTTACAGATTATGACGTTACTATACCTAATAAAATAGTAGCATTCCATAAGGTTATGCTTGAAAATACTTTAGGTGAATATTTAGCTGATAAAGGATTAAAACAACTTAGATTGGCAGAAACAGAAAAATATGCTCATGTTACATTTTTCTTTAATGGTGGTATTGAAGAACCTAATGAAGGTGAAGATAGAATATTAGTACCATCACCAAAAGTTGCTACTTATGATTTACAGCCAGAGATGAGTGCTAATGAAGTGTGTGACAATCTAGTAAATGCTATTAAATCAGATAAATACGATCTTATCATCGTTAACTTTGCTAATCCTGATATGGTTGGACACACAGGAATAGAAAAAGCGGTAGTTAAAGCAGTTGAGACAGTTGACAGTTGTGTCGGAAGAACACTTGATGCTTTGATTGAAGCAGATGGTCAAATGTTCATCTGTGCTGACCATGGTAATTCAGAACAATTGATTGATTACAAAACTGGAGATCCATTTACAGCACATACAACTAATCCGGTTCCATTTATCTTAGTTAACTATAAAGATAGTGTAACACTCAGAGAAGGTGGAAAGTTAGCAGATATTGCACCTACACTACTTGAATTAATGGAAGTTGAGAAACCAGCTGAAATGACTGGAGAATCCTTATTAAAGGAAAAATAGATTAAACTTATTAAATGGTGTATATGTTAAGTTCAATATATATATAACTTATATTTTTTTAATTAGATATTAATATGGGTAAAATATAGAGTATAAGATTTATCTTATGAGTAATAATATATGTTGACCGATTCTATTAACTTGAAATATTGCATATATACAATATTTACCTTTTATTT
The window above is part of the Vallitalea guaymasensis genome. Proteins encoded here:
- the gpmI gene encoding 2,3-bisphosphoglycerate-independent phosphoglycerate mutase, with amino-acid sequence MSKKPTVLMILDGFGLNEKTEGNGVKLANTPIMDKIMKEYPCVEGFASGLDVGLPHGQMGNSEVGHLNIGAGRIVYQELTRITKEIEDGDFFKNTALLAAIDNCKANDSALHLYGLLSDGGVHSHNTHLYALLKLAKEHNVEKVYVHAFLDGRDTPPASGKDYIEELEEKMREIGVGKIATIIGRYYAMDRDNRWEREKLAYDAMVKGEGKLAKSALAAIQGSYQEEVYDEFVLPTVVLAEGEPTGKISENDSIICFNFRPDRARQITRAFCDEEFDKFEREFFKLTYVCFTDYDVTIPNKIVAFHKVMLENTLGEYLADKGLKQLRLAETEKYAHVTFFFNGGIEEPNEGEDRILVPSPKVATYDLQPEMSANEVCDNLVNAIKSDKYDLIIVNFANPDMVGHTGIEKAVVKAVETVDSCVGRTLDALIEADGQMFICADHGNSEQLIDYKTGDPFTAHTTNPVPFILVNYKDSVTLREGGKLADIAPTLLELMEVEKPAEMTGESLLKEK